CGGTCCTCTTGTGCGCGAGAGATGACCGCCGATTTCTTCAACGACCCATCCAAGGCTCCCGACACTCGCTGTTTTGCTCAGATCAAGGAAAGGCCCTTCGAATAAGAGAGTCGGGGCCGAGGGGCCTCCTGACTCCATCGCGTGGCGTTCGCTCGGCAGTTAAGAGCGAAAGGGAGCATACAATCGACGGAAGCCCGACACTGGCCAGACAATCAACCAGTCCACGGGGTAGGTTCACTCGCGGCCATCAACCACGAGGGTCGCGATCGCTTGCGTGGCCCGTTCGATGCCGAGCCGGGACGTGTCCACCGTGTGGTCGGCCCGCGCGTAGAGGGGCTCGCGCGAAGCGAGGAGGCGGCGCAGCTCCGCCATGGCCTCGGGGTGCTCCGCCAGGGGGCGCCGGTCGCCCTGTTGCACCACGCGATTCCAGTGGTCCTCGGGCTGCGCGCGCAGCCAGACGGTGAGGGCGCGGCGGCGGAGCAGGGCGTACGTCTCGGGCTCGGTCACGAGCCCCCCCCCGGCAGCCAGGATCACGGGCTCGCGTTCCGCCTCCGCGAGCACCCGCTCCAGGGTCTCGCGCTCCAGCCGGCGGTAGTAGGCCTCGCCATGGAGTCGGAAGATCTCGCCGAGGGAGAGCCCGGCCGCGCGCTCCACCCTCCGGTCCAGCTCCACGAAAGGCAAATGCAGGCGCCGGGCCAAGCGCCGGCCGATCGTGGTCTTGCCCGCCCCCCGCAGTCCGAGGAGGGCGACCGCGGGAAGGTCGGCCTCTCCGTCCGGGCCGGAGAGGAGGGCGGCGGGGGTAGTACCCAGGGCCTGGGCCAGGCCGGCCAGTTTCCGCACCGAGATGTTGCCCTGCCCCGACTCCACCTGCACCAGGAAGCGGGGAGAGAGCCCGGCCCGCGCGGAGAGCTCGCGCAGAGTCCATCCCCGATCCCCACGCAGGGCGCGCGCGCGCCGTCCCAGCCCGGAAAGGAGCCGTTCGGGGTCCATGTGCCAGTGCACTATAATACTCATATGATTCGACAGTCAAGCAGTATAGTGCTTGACAGCCGGGCGGAGATTGGATAGGTTGCAGGGTTATGGAGCCTGTCGGCGCCGAGAAGCTCGCCCCCGTTCGCTTCGAGACCCACCCCTCCCGCTACCTGCACTGGCGGCTGGAGATCGAGGCTCCCCTGGCCCGCCTGATCATGGACATCCAGGAGGACAAGCCTCTCCGGCCGGGCTATCCCCTCAAGACCAATAGCTATGACCTGGGGGTGGACCTCGAGCTGGCCGATGCCATCCAGCGCCTTCGGTTCGAGCACCCCGAGGTGCGCGCGCTCGTCGTCTCCAGCGGCAAGGACCGCATCTTCTGTTCGGGAGCCAATATCTACATGCTGGGCTCCTCCAGCCACAGCTTCAAGGTGAACTTCTGCAAGTTCACCAACGAGACCCGCCTCAACCTGGAGGACGCCTCCCTCCATTCGGGGCTCAAGTCCCTGGCCGCGGTCAACGGCGCCTGCGCGGGGGGCGGCTACGAGCTGGCCCTGGCCTGCGACGAGATCCTGCTCGTGGACGACGCCTCCTCCGCGGTGAGCCTGCCCGAGGTGTCTCTGCTGGCCGTGCTCCCGGGCACGGGGGGCCTCACCCGGGTGGTGGACAAGCGCAAGGTGCGTCGAGACCTGGCGGACGCGTTCTCCAGCCTGGGCGAGGGCGTCAAGGGGAAGCGGGCCGTTTTGTGGGGGCTGGTGGACGAGGCCGTGCCGATCTCCCGTTTTCCGGCCCGCGTCTCGGAGAGGGCTCTGGCCCTGGCCGCGCTGACTCCGCCCCGGTCCGGCCCTGGGGTGGAGCTCAAGCCCCTGGCCCCCCGCTACCGCGAGGACGGCACGGACTACGAGTACGTCACGGTCCAACTGGACGCGGAGGCCCGCGTCGCCCACCTCACCGTCCGCGGCCCGGAGGACGGGGGGCCCCAGACCGCGGTCGACCTCCGGAAACGGGGCAGCGACCTCTGGGCCCTGCGCGCGTTCCGGGAGCTGGACGATGCGCTCCTGGACTTGCGCTTCAACCGGCCGGAGATCGGCGTGGTCCTGCTCCAGACGCGGGGGGAAGCGGCGTCCGTCCTGGCCGCGGACCAGGCCCTCTTTGAGAACCGCGGGGACTCTTTCGTGAACGAGGTCCTGCACCACATGAAGCGGGTCTTGAAGCGCCTGGACCTGACGGCCCGGAGCCTCTTCGCCATCATCGACTCCGGCTCCTGCTTCGCGGGATCGCTCTTCGAGCTGGCCCTGGCCGCCGACCGCTCCTATATGCTGGCGGGCGCAGAAGGGGACCCCACTCTCGCGCTCTCCAACCTCAACCGGGGAGCCCTCCCCATGTCGAACGGCCTCTCGCGCCTGGACACGCGGTTCCTGGGAGGCCAGCACCCCGACCTCGCGCCCGGCCGTTCCTACGACGCGGAGGCGGCCCGGGAGGCGGGCCTGGTGACCTTCG
The sequence above is drawn from the Vicinamibacteria bacterium genome and encodes:
- the boxC gene encoding 2,3-epoxybenzoyl-CoA dihydrolase, with product MEPVGAEKLAPVRFETHPSRYLHWRLEIEAPLARLIMDIQEDKPLRPGYPLKTNSYDLGVDLELADAIQRLRFEHPEVRALVVSSGKDRIFCSGANIYMLGSSSHSFKVNFCKFTNETRLNLEDASLHSGLKSLAAVNGACAGGGYELALACDEILLVDDASSAVSLPEVSLLAVLPGTGGLTRVVDKRKVRRDLADAFSSLGEGVKGKRAVLWGLVDEAVPISRFPARVSERALALAALTPPRSGPGVELKPLAPRYREDGTDYEYVTVQLDAEARVAHLTVRGPEDGGPQTAVDLRKRGSDLWALRAFRELDDALLDLRFNRPEIGVVLLQTRGEAASVLAADQALFENRGDSFVNEVLHHMKRVLKRLDLTARSLFAIIDSGSCFAGSLFELALAADRSYMLAGAEGDPTLALSNLNRGALPMSNGLSRLDTRFLGGQHPDLAPGRSYDAEAAREAGLVTFAPDEIDWEDEVRLAVEERASLSPDACTGMEANLRFAGPETMETKIFGRLSAWQNWIFQRPNAVGERGALTLYGKPERARFNWTRT
- a CDS encoding shikimate kinase codes for the protein MSIIVHWHMDPERLLSGLGRRARALRGDRGWTLRELSARAGLSPRFLVQVESGQGNISVRKLAGLAQALGTTPAALLSGPDGEADLPAVALLGLRGAGKTTIGRRLARRLHLPFVELDRRVERAAGLSLGEIFRLHGEAYYRRLERETLERVLAEAEREPVILAAGGGLVTEPETYALLRRRALTVWLRAQPEDHWNRVVQQGDRRPLAEHPEAMAELRRLLASREPLYARADHTVDTSRLGIERATQAIATLVVDGRE